The Nitrospinota bacterium genomic interval GGTGATCGTAGCGCAAAAACCGAAATTGGCTCCGCATCTTCCCGAAATGAAAGATAATATTGCCTCGACAATGGGAATCAATACGGACCAAATAAATATTAAAGCCACCACAACAGAAAAGCTCGGGTTCGCCGGGCGGGAAGAAGGCATCGCGGCTTATGCGGTGGCCTTATTGATGAAGAATGACTGACGAACGAATAGTAATAACAGGAATCGGGTTGACCGCACCCAATGGCAACACTCTGAAGGAGTTCCGGCAAAATCTTCTGAATGGTGTTTCGGGTGTGCAAAATTACGAAACCCGTTATATGGGTAAAGTGCTGGCCGGGGTTTGTGACTTTGATGAACTGAAATATCAAAAGAAAAAAGAACGCCGCCGTGGCACCCGGGTTGGGTCGGTCTCCATCTACTGTTCACAGGAAGCCATCGCCGACGCGGGGATTGATCTTGAAGCGATCGACCGTTCCAGGGTAGGAGTCTATCTCGGTGTTACCGAGCACGGTAATGTCGAAACTGAAAATGAAGTCTATAACATCAGCCAGTATGATTACGACACCAAGTTCTGGTCGCACCATCATAATCCCCGCACCGTGTCGAATAACGCGGCAGGTGAAGTGACCTTGAACATGAAAATCACCGGACCGCATTACACCATCGGCGCGGCCTGCGCCGCCGGTAATATGGGTGTTATCCAGGGCTTGCAGATGCTGCGACTGGGCGAGGTTGATCTTGCGTTGGCAGGTGGCGTTTCTGAAAGCATCCACACTTTTGGTATCTTTGCCAGCTTCAAAAGTGAAGGAGCTTTGGCGGAAAATGAAGACCCCGCGAAAGCCAGCCGTCCGTTTGATAAAAACAGGAACGGTATCGTTTGTTCAGAAGGTGGAGCGGTCTACACACTGGAGCGGTTATCCGATGCGCAAAAACGCGGCGCAAAAATTTACGGTGAGATTGTCGGTTATGCCATGAACTCTGATGCGGTGGATTTCATCCTTCCCGATCCGGGCAGGCAGGCCCAGTGCATGAGACTGGCGTTAAAAAGGGCAGGGTTGAAGCCCGGTGATATTGATATCCTCAACGCCCATGCCACAGCAACGCAGATGGGAGATATTCAGGAGGCCGCAGCCATCCGTGAAATTTTTGGCGATAACAGCAAAACGCGAATCAACAACACTAAAAGTTTCATCGGTCATACTATGGGTGCTGCGGGCACTCTTGAACTGTCCGGCAACCTGCCGGCGTTTGAAGACAACATGGTCCACCCCACCATCAACCTGGACGACCTCGATCCGGAATGCGCCTTGAATCATCTCGTTGCCAACAAACCGGAAAAACTTCCCTCCGTCGAGTACATCATGAACAATTCCTTCGGCATGTTCGGCATCAACTCCGTTTTAATTGTACGCAATCCTTCTGCCTGTTAGGAAAGGGTCCAACTGCAAATCCCTTCAAAATATTTTGTTCGGAAGGGTGAGCAGTAGTGCTGTTTCCAGCAAACCCCCTCAATCCGCCTTGTTAGGGGGAAGATTGTTGAAAACCAAATAACCTCGTTCCCCTCAGATAAGAGGACCAAGGGGGCTGGTTTGAGTTCATTCCTCAAGGGCTTCAGGATGAGAACAAATACCTCATTTTAGCTATATTCCCTGCGGGGGTTGCCCGCGAATTTATGGTTGAATTTGCCCCTATCTTCCATTAAAATCAGGGTTAACGGAGACTTGGGAGAGCACATTAAATGACCATTGAAGAAGTACGCCAGATTATTCTAAGCATCCTTGCCGACATTGCGCCGGATGAGGATATCAGTTCTATTGACGATAACGCAAAATTACGCGACCAGATCGACCTGGATTCGATGGATTTCCTCGATATCGTTATGGAACTCAGAAAACGATTTAACATTGAGGTTCCGGAAAAGGATTACGAACATCTTGCCACCATGGCGGGATGTATATCTTACCTCACGCCTTTATTAAAGGACCGGCCGCTGGCCACATAGTATTTAACCCCACCTTTTTGATTACAAACAAGAAACCGCTGATTGATATAATTGTTTGGGCAGGGGCTCGTCGCTTGCCCTGCTTGTTTTATGGTTTGTCCATTGCCCCTGCAATCCGGGTGAATGAATAATGCGTTACGACACGATTGTTATAGGTGCGGGATTATCGGGTTTGGCGGCTGGCATTCGCCTCGCCATGTTCGATAAAAAGGTGTGCATTGTAGAAAAGCACACCGAGCTTGGCGGACTGAACTCTTTTTATGTACGAAAAAACCGTACCTTCGATGTTGGCCTTCACGCGATGACCAACTTTACCGACAAGGGTGTTCGTTCCTCCCCTTTAGGCAAACTTCTCAAACAGTTAAGATTTAGCC includes:
- a CDS encoding beta-ketoacyl-[acyl-carrier-protein] synthase family protein; translation: MTDERIVITGIGLTAPNGNTLKEFRQNLLNGVSGVQNYETRYMGKVLAGVCDFDELKYQKKKERRRGTRVGSVSIYCSQEAIADAGIDLEAIDRSRVGVYLGVTEHGNVETENEVYNISQYDYDTKFWSHHHNPRTVSNNAAGEVTLNMKITGPHYTIGAACAAGNMGVIQGLQMLRLGEVDLALAGGVSESIHTFGIFASFKSEGALAENEDPAKASRPFDKNRNGIVCSEGGAVYTLERLSDAQKRGAKIYGEIVGYAMNSDAVDFILPDPGRQAQCMRLALKRAGLKPGDIDILNAHATATQMGDIQEAAAIREIFGDNSKTRINNTKSFIGHTMGAAGTLELSGNLPAFEDNMVHPTINLDDLDPECALNHLVANKPEKLPSVEYIMNNSFGMFGINSVLIVRNPSAC
- a CDS encoding acyl carrier protein, producing MTIEEVRQIILSILADIAPDEDISSIDDNAKLRDQIDLDSMDFLDIVMELRKRFNIEVPEKDYEHLATMAGCISYLTPLLKDRPLAT